Proteins encoded within one genomic window of Campylobacter sp. MG1:
- a CDS encoding hemagglutinin repeat-containing protein, whose amino-acid sequence MKPNSPVKQIISLIIILSLLIPNSIFANDIIIDNSAPKSHKPQILKTPNDVLIVNITTPNNGISMNEYKKFDTPKSGTILNNSHNGAKTNIGGFINANPNLASGGAKLIVNKINSNNPSNLQGNLEIAGSKADLMIANPSGININGLNIINAKSSTFTTSSVNINNANQIAKNQDISYLNNNSYITIKKDDNNSYITIEKDGLNDSSSDYTSIIANAIKIAGNIHSNELNLKADGKNNKEVAINSTALGGMYANKIKIIATNNGVGVNNAGIIAGSEIKINANGDIINKNIIYAKDNFNLNSPSLVNEKTSSNEILNIDILSNKLDNDGSIIANNLKITTNDKIINSNLIQVNNSANLVANSILNKANIISLGNINLEAKDSLINFNSSNIIADNTINIKSQTLNNASSNIIANDVIIDSKNINNYTTSNIDIKSNTNVNTINLGCCGIKSFNLSINLKELKDEIINEWKLNNIIYSEDDLYNEIYKRALSLDNTLYILDLHKKDRAHWSLLYYNLRLDELNNKVLLNTGYIKDKEQARNISYTLTKEYISKESLNNFIPAQILALNDINIYTSNMTNNKSYVFANNDLVLNNQSYLNNNNLAKDNEATIKNIGVDLLRESNSHFYYEWDVPKYFGIGFLGYETENIYGGTYTNSYYEDGLPSIFASNNNFIAKSINLINAKDIAKNEISTHKTSNINAPIFTTPIIPYIKFIPINTGYLYSMSGANMPYILGRFNEIFNSANSLVLKSFNHLKTKKTINTGSLILAKNNVIIDTDGNIYNNGLIKANNININAKNYESYKANLYANAISINTKENIFIKDGLILSNDLGLNANNININGSNLNAKDNILLNANKNINIDTIEYKNIFNTKGTDTSFSGTIITHKQSNLKANNININANDISLFSAKLNAKEDININANNNLLIGFKKDSINTHTEIKSKGFLSKKTKLYDYLSENILQSNLSASNININTNDTLISGTNLLANDKIKIDSNNIFINPASYNTLNSSYVAKSSFGGLKKSLDYVMDAKLNLQGSNLIANDINLNAKNNLDIISSNIYVNNNLDLNTKNLNILASYENHQKQEIHQKSSFNLLGVLRLFNIGNQAIYTNIYSEKGSGDGIIKPSDIIAKNININTSFATITANLNASDKIKINSSDEIKIINAINTHDEYSIFKNTQIKLAKFSDILKGLKPKSLSELKKDTSIKLKIAEASYEKATNKISKNSAINSSLKASNIDIVANDNILIQGLDIGVTDDINLISKNGNVYILNSTDTIDTNTALKQAKAILSLTIQNEYAQIAPAVIAIKDATKQLENIKKEYDDYKKQKSKLEENLNDIKQRYKNKEIGISYSDIENIIEILDEIKDEEKYYITNIALATTNLASKTSALATQVASASASSQTFGFSAGISANISESVTKSQTTQTISKASNLSAGNNIFIKTNNDKDSSINIKGSNLIANNDINLKTKDLNIASSQDTFANNSNTKTIDGSASFTFYGGGGGALGLDYKLAHTNNESYINNNSQIQAKNDINIDTSNDTIIKGANLRADNKINLNVGNNLSLESQRDRYDGDFKSIGFGLGVGFSGLTKSQNKNIPTKGMFDKNHLVDTSTIKASSTNANFNQTKNNYLHKQTILSLITGNSVNINTNNNTHLKGSLIAAGFYDKDGNFIDNSNLNLITNTLTYENLSNISYEKGSSLNLGANYIFNNNDTNKEKKEYKENQNLNNNYNNLNKESNKQISLVNTHKTQLNNYNNQINNLTTQDTSNKDQKNNQKISSISISNNKNLSYSYSKTLATIGNGNLIIKDKANSYELDRLNKDTNKLNKELANTNISSNINASIDTRWFSKEGRKNIKEDAQTASTMYDAIVQIATTNKVNITDFFNENTKQYKVLQEIRELIKNNSDIANELSNPNIDENYKKLIATAIVNSVMLTLGYTPSELQTIYTNELGKDNKQIQGYYSYENSKIYLNQNNINNAKILITTTGHEIQRAIDAQKGINKDIANTADYTKYASNFGDFLSKYTGYALGSVNKEYSKNFTNELDFTTYSNYYNKANAEFLNLNKDLGVNRQL is encoded by the coding sequence ATGAAACCAAATAGCCCTGTAAAACAAATCATCTCACTAATCATTATCTTATCTTTACTCATTCCTAATTCAATCTTTGCTAATGATATTATTATAGATAACAGTGCACCTAAATCTCATAAACCCCAAATCCTAAAAACACCTAATGATGTTTTAATAGTAAATATAACCACTCCTAATAATGGCATATCAATGAATGAGTATAAAAAATTTGATACTCCTAAGAGTGGAACTATATTAAATAATTCTCATAATGGTGCTAAAACTAATATAGGTGGCTTTATAAATGCTAATCCTAATTTAGCAAGTGGTGGTGCTAAATTAATTGTAAATAAAATAAATTCTAATAACCCATCAAACTTGCAAGGTAATTTAGAAATAGCTGGAAGTAAAGCTGATCTTATGATAGCTAATCCAAGTGGTATAAATATTAATGGCTTAAATATCATAAATGCTAAAAGCTCAACCTTTACTACATCTAGTGTAAATATAAATAATGCAAATCAAATAGCTAAAAATCAAGATATAAGCTATCTTAATAATAATTCTTATATCACAATAAAAAAAGATGACAACAACTCTTACATTACAATAGAAAAAGATGGTTTAAATGATAGTTCAAGCGATTATACAAGCATAATAGCAAATGCTATAAAAATAGCTGGAAATATCCATTCAAATGAGTTAAATCTAAAAGCAGATGGTAAAAATAATAAAGAAGTAGCAATTAATAGTACCGCACTTGGTGGAATGTATGCTAATAAGATAAAAATAATAGCTACAAATAATGGAGTAGGGGTAAATAATGCTGGAATTATAGCTGGTAGCGAAATTAAAATAAATGCTAATGGTGATATTATAAATAAAAATATCATCTATGCAAAAGATAATTTTAATTTAAATTCACCTAGTTTAGTAAATGAGAAAACTTCTAGCAATGAAATTTTAAATATAGATATTTTAAGTAATAAGCTTGATAATGATGGTAGTATAATTGCAAATAATCTTAAAATAACCACTAATGATAAAATAATAAATTCAAATTTAATTCAAGTAAATAATAGTGCAAATCTAGTTGCTAATAGTATTTTAAATAAAGCAAATATAATAAGTTTAGGTAATATTAACTTAGAGGCTAAAGATAGTTTAATTAATTTTAATAGTTCTAATATAATAGCTGATAACACAATTAATATTAAATCACAAACCTTAAATAATGCCTCTTCAAATATCATAGCAAATGATGTAATAATTGATTCTAAAAATATAAATAATTATACAACAAGTAATATAGATATAAAATCAAATACAAATGTAAATACAATTAATCTTGGATGTTGTGGAATTAAAAGTTTTAATCTAAGTATAAATTTAAAAGAGTTAAAAGATGAAATCATAAATGAGTGGAAATTAAATAATATTATATATAGCGAAGATGATTTATATAATGAAATTTATAAAAGAGCTTTAAGTCTTGATAATACTCTTTATATATTAGATTTACATAAAAAAGATAGAGCACATTGGAGTTTGCTTTATTATAATCTAAGATTAGATGAATTAAATAATAAAGTTTTACTAAATACTGGTTATATAAAAGATAAAGAACAAGCAAGAAATATATCATATACCTTAACAAAAGAATACATAAGCAAAGAAAGTTTAAATAATTTTATCCCAGCACAAATCCTAGCTTTAAATGATATAAATATATATACAAGCAATATGACAAATAATAAAAGCTATGTATTTGCTAATAATGATTTAGTGTTAAACAATCAAAGCTATTTAAATAATAATAATTTAGCTAAAGATAATGAAGCTACTATAAAAAATATTGGTGTAGATTTATTAAGAGAATCAAACTCACATTTTTATTATGAGTGGGATGTACCAAAATATTTCGGGATAGGTTTCCTTGGGTATGAGACTGAAAATATCTATGGCGGTACATATACTAATTCATATTATGAAGATGGACTTCCTTCTATATTTGCTTCTAATAATAATTTTATAGCTAAATCTATAAATTTAATAAATGCTAAAGATATAGCAAAAAATGAAATTAGTACTCATAAAACAAGTAATATTAATGCCCCAATATTTACTACCCCAATAATCCCTTATATTAAATTTATCCCAATTAATACTGGTTATTTATATAGTATGAGTGGTGCAAATATGCCTTATATTTTAGGTAGATTTAATGAAATCTTTAATAGTGCAAATTCCCTTGTTCTAAAATCATTTAACCATTTAAAAACAAAAAAAACTATAAATACTGGCTCTTTAATACTTGCTAAAAATAATGTAATAATTGATACTGATGGAAATATTTATAATAATGGCTTAATAAAAGCAAATAATATAAATATAAATGCTAAGAATTATGAAAGCTATAAAGCAAATTTATATGCTAATGCTATTAGTATTAATACTAAAGAAAATATCTTTATAAAAGATGGTTTAATCTTATCAAATGATTTAGGTTTAAATGCAAATAATATTAATATAAATGGCTCAAATTTAAATGCTAAAGATAATATATTATTAAATGCAAATAAAAATATTAATATAGACACTATAGAGTATAAAAATATTTTTAACACAAAAGGAACTGATACTAGCTTTAGCGGAACGATAATCACTCATAAACAATCAAATTTAAAAGCTAATAATATTAATATAAATGCAAATGATATAAGTTTATTCTCAGCAAAGCTAAATGCTAAAGAAGATATTAATATTAATGCAAATAATAATCTTTTAATAGGCTTTAAAAAAGATAGCATAAATACTCATACAGAAATTAAAAGTAAAGGATTTTTAAGTAAAAAAACAAAATTATATGATTATTTATCTGAAAACATACTTCAATCAAATTTAAGTGCAAGTAATATAAATATTAATACAAATGATACTTTAATATCTGGCACTAATTTATTAGCTAATGATAAGATAAAAATAGATAGTAATAATATCTTTATTAATCCAGCTTCTTATAATACATTAAACTCATCTTATGTTGCTAAATCAAGCTTTGGAGGATTAAAAAAGAGTTTAGATTATGTTATGGATGCTAAATTAAATTTACAAGGTTCAAATTTAATTGCAAATGATATTAATTTAAACGCAAAAAATAATTTAGATATAATCTCATCAAATATATACGTAAATAATAATTTAGATCTAAATACAAAAAATTTAAATATCTTAGCCTCATATGAAAACCATCAAAAACAAGAAATCCATCAAAAATCAAGCTTTAATTTATTAGGTGTTTTACGCTTATTTAATATTGGAAACCAAGCTATTTATACAAATATTTATAGTGAAAAAGGAAGTGGTGATGGCATAATAAAACCATCGGATATAATAGCAAAAAATATAAATATAAATACTAGCTTTGCTACCATAACAGCTAATCTAAATGCAAGTGATAAAATTAAAATTAATTCAAGCGATGAAATTAAGATTATAAATGCTATTAATACTCATGATGAATATAGCATTTTTAAAAATACTCAAATAAAATTAGCTAAATTTAGTGATATTTTAAAAGGTTTAAAACCTAAATCTTTAAGTGAGTTAAAAAAAGATACATCTATAAAACTAAAAATTGCAGAAGCTAGTTATGAAAAAGCAACAAATAAAATTAGTAAAAATAGTGCTATAAACTCAAGCTTAAAAGCAAGTAATATAGATATAGTAGCAAATGATAATATTTTAATTCAAGGTTTAGATATAGGTGTTACTGATGATATAAATTTAATATCTAAAAATGGTAATGTATATATATTAAACTCTACTGATACTATAGATACAAATACAGCCTTAAAACAAGCAAAGGCAATACTTTCACTTACCATTCAAAACGAATATGCACAAATAGCTCCAGCTGTAATTGCAATAAAAGATGCTACTAAACAACTTGAAAACATAAAAAAAGAATATGATGATTATAAAAAACAAAAATCTAAATTAGAAGAAAATTTAAATGATATAAAACAAAGATATAAAAATAAAGAAATTGGGATTAGTTATTCTGATATAGAGAATATTATTGAAATTTTAGATGAGATAAAAGATGAAGAAAAATATTATATAACTAATATTGCCTTAGCTACTACTAATTTAGCATCAAAAACATCAGCTCTAGCTACTCAAGTAGCAAGTGCAAGTGCTAGTTCGCAAACTTTTGGATTTAGTGCTGGTATAAGTGCTAATATAAGCGAAAGTGTTACTAAATCACAAACTACACAAACAATAAGCAAAGCTTCAAATTTAAGTGCTGGTAATAATATTTTTATAAAAACAAATAATGATAAAGATAGTAGTATAAATATCAAAGGCTCAAATCTAATAGCAAATAATGATATAAATTTAAAAACAAAAGATTTAAATATAGCTTCAAGCCAAGATACATTTGCTAATAACTCAAATACAAAGACTATAGATGGTAGTGCTAGTTTTACATTCTATGGTGGAGGCGGTGGAGCATTAGGATTAGATTATAAATTAGCTCATACAAATAATGAAAGCTATATAAATAATAATAGCCAAATACAAGCTAAAAATGATATAAATATAGACACTTCAAATGATACTATAATAAAAGGGGCTAACCTTAGAGCAGATAATAAAATAAATTTAAATGTAGGTAATAATTTAAGTTTAGAGAGCCAAAGAGATAGATATGATGGAGATTTTAAATCAATAGGATTTGGTTTAGGAGTAGGATTTAGTGGATTAACCAAATCCCAAAATAAAAACATACCAACTAAAGGTATGTTTGATAAAAATCACTTAGTAGATACTAGTACTATAAAAGCTAGTAGCACAAATGCAAATTTTAACCAAACAAAAAATAATTATTTACACAAACAAACAATTCTTTCATTAATAACAGGAAATAGTGTCAATATTAATACAAACAATAACACCCACCTAAAAGGCTCACTAATAGCAGCTGGATTTTATGATAAAGATGGAAATTTTATAGATAATTCTAATTTAAATTTAATCACAAATACTCTAACCTATGAAAATTTATCTAATATCAGCTATGAAAAAGGAAGTAGTTTAAACTTAGGTGCAAACTATATATTTAATAACAATGATACAAATAAAGAAAAAAAAGAATATAAAGAAAATCAAAATTTAAACAATAACTATAACAACCTAAATAAAGAATCAAATAAACAAATATCACTAGTTAATACACATAAAACACAACTAAATAATTATAATAACCAAATAAATAATCTTACTACACAAGATACTAGTAATAAAGACCAAAAAAACAATCAAAAAATCTCATCAATATCTATATCAAATAATAAAAATTTATCCTATTCATACTCTAAAACACTAGCTACTATAGGTAATGGAAATTTAATAATAAAAGATAAGGCTAATTCTTATGAATTAGATAGATTAAACAAGGATACTAATAAATTAAATAAAGAACTAGCAAATACAAATATAAGCTCTAATATTAATGCTAGTATAGATACTAGGTGGTTTAGTAAAGAGGGTAGAAAAAATATAAAAGAAGATGCTCAAACAGCTAGTACTATGTATGATGCTATAGTGCAAATAGCAACTACTAATAAGGTAAATATAACAGACTTTTTTAATGAAAACACAAAGCAATATAAGGTATTACAAGAAATAAGAGAGTTAATAAAAAATAATTCTGATATAGCTAATGAATTATCTAATCCAAATATTGATGAAAACTATAAAAAACTTATAGCTACTGCT